The Gemmatimonas aurantiaca T-27 DNA segment GTGGCAACCCATCCGGATGGTGCGTGATGGAGCCGTATTCGATGCCCTTGCGGCTCATGAACTCGCTCGAGGCATAGAACAGCACCTCATCGGAATCCACGTTGCTGTGGTTGTACGGCGCCGGGATCGCATTCGGATCGAAGTCGTACGGACGCGGGCAGAACGAGCAGATCACGAAGCCATCACCTTGGAACGTCTGGTGCACTGGCGGCGGCTGGTGAATGCGTCCGACGATCGGCTCAAAATCGTGGATGCTGAAGATCCACGGATAGAAGTAGCCATCCCATCCCACCACATCGAGCGGGTGGTGATCAAGCACGAGTTCATTGATCTGGTCATACTGCTTGACCAGGATCGGGAAGTCGCCCTTCTCGTCGTGTGGGGCGAGTTGTTCCGGCCGGCGAATGTCCCGTTCGCAGTACGGCGCGCCTTCCAGCAACTGACCGAACTCGTTGCGATAGCGCTTGGGGAATCGCACATGGCCGCGGCTTTCCATCACGAGCAGCTTGGTGGGCCCCTGCGACGGATCGAGACGCCAGCGGTGCGTGATGTTGCGGTGAATGACCACATAGTCACCAGCACGATACGCCTGTTCGCCGAACACCGATTCGAGCACCCCACTGCCTTCGGCCACATACACCACCTCATCCGCCTGTGAATTGCGGTAGAAGTGTGTGTCGGTGACGCTGGGCTCCACGTACAACATGCCGATATCGCTGTTGAACAACAGCGGAATACGATCGAGTGTGGCCGAACCGCCCTTCGCGGCACGTGCCGTGCGGAAGTGACGATGCCGTAGCGACGTTTCGGTGTCCGCTTCCCAGATCACATCGCGCACCTTGCGGGCCGACTTGACCGTAGTGGGCGGATGGATGTGATAGAGCAATGACGACGTCCCCACGAAGCCTTCATGGCCCATGAGCTCTTCCGCGTACAGGCCGCCATCAGGGCGGCGGAAGACCGTGTGCCGCTTACGCGGCACCGTCCCCAACTGATGATAGATGGGCATCGTCGGCTCAGAGGTTGCCGCGGAGTTCTTGCTCGCGCTCGATGGCCTCGAACAGGGCGCGGAAATTGCCCTTGCCAAAACTCGTGGCGCCCTTGCGCTGGATGATCTCGAAGAAGAGCGTCGGGCGATCTTCCACCGGCTTCGTGAAGATCTGCAGCAGGTAGCCGTCGGGATCGCGGTCCACGAGGATGCCCAGTGCGGCCAGTTCTTCGAGCTTCTCGTCGATCTTACCCACGCGCTCCTGCAGGTCCTCGTAGTACGAGGTTGGCACGGAGAGGAACTCCACGCCGCGATCACGCAGGGCCGTCACGGTCGCCAGGATGTCGTCGGTGGCCAGCGCGAGGTGTTGCGCGCCGGGGCCGCCGTAGAAATCGAGGTACTCCTCGATCTGCGACTTCTTCTTGCCCGATGCCGGCTCGTTGATCGGGAACTTGATGCGATCGTTGCCATTGGCCATCACCTTGGACATCAGCGACGAATACTCGGTGTTGATATCGGTATCGTCGAAGGTGATGAGATTGCGGAAGCCCAGCACGTCGGCGTAGTAGCCGACCCACTGATTCATCTTGCCGAGTTCCACATTGCCGACGCAGTGGTCGATGTACTTGAGACCCACGTCGGACGGCTGATAGTGCGGCGTCACGGCCTTGAAGCCCGGCAGAAACACGCCGTTGTAGTTTCGACGCTCGACCAGCGAGTGAATCGTGTCGCCATACGTGCCGATGGCGGCAATCACCACTTCGCCGTGTTCGTCGGAGTAGACCTGCGGCTCCTGAATGGGAATGGCGCCACGGGCAATCGCCGTCTCGTAGGCAAGGCGGGCATCGTCCACCCAGAGTGCGTAGTCACGCACACCGTCGCCATGACGGTGCACGTGTTCGGCGATGGGGGTGTCCGCCGTGATCGACGTGGTGAGCACCAGTCGGATCTTGCCCTGCTGCATCAGGTAGCTGGCGCGATCACGCACACCCGTTTCCGGGCCGCGATACGCAACCAGTGAATAGCCAAAAGCGGCGCGGTAATAGTGACTCGCTTGCTTGGCATTGCCGACATAAAACTCGACGTAGTCGGTGCCATTGATCGGAAAGGCATCCTGCTCGGTGCCGATCTCGGGGGTGGTCAACGTGGCCATGGGCGCACCTCAAGTGATGGAAGTGATCGACGGCGCGCGCAGCCTGGGAAGGAAGTGGCTGGGCGCGACACACAACGCGATGCCGAACGCGGCACCGGGCGGGCGATCCTTCCGATCAGATGTGAGACCGCGGCAGCGCGGCGATCCAGGCGCGCTGCCGCTGATCCTCCGAGAGAGGCGAGAACAACATGAGAGGAAAGTTAGTGCAGGTGCAGGACGAGAGTCAGCGCGCGACGACCGAGTGTTTCCGGCGCGCCTACTGCTTCGCGATCAGACGGTCCTTGATCTTGTCGTACAGCCCCTGCGTCAGGATGCCCTTCTGGACGAGCTGTGCCTTGTTGGCGTACGGCCGCGCGGCGATGATGCGCGCCGCATAGGCCTTGCCGATCCCCGGCACGGTCTCGAGTTCGGCCGCCGAAGCGCGATTGATATCGATCGGCACGGTCGCCTTGGGCGCGATCGCGGCGCTCGCGCCAGCCGCGGACGCCGCCGCAGCGGCCTTGCCGCCTGGTGTCGGAGACGCAGCCTTCGCGGCCGCCTGCGCGTCGGCCGACGGCAAGGAGACAAACACCGTGGCCACGGCCGCAGCGGTCACCGCCAACAGGCGCAGCATGGCACGAGGGGAAAACCGAAACATGGATTCCTCCTGGGAGAGCGGGCGGGATCACGCAGCGGACTACCTAACTTCTCGCGCCTCCCTGAGAGGCGCCAGCAGTCCCCTGGTCCTATCCGTCAGCGGCGCAATTGTTTCCCGACCCGGCCTGCCCCTTCCCAGACGCCCCTCCCCTCCGTATCAATTGGGAGTTGAACAGTCGGGATGCAGGGTAGAACTTGTTCACGCACCAACTTCAGCTCCGCGGCATCCCGCTGCGGCGTCTCAGAAACTGTCCCCATCTGGATCTTTCGGAGCATGTCTGTGATTCCCGCATTCAGGATCAGCGCCGGCGCCATCGCCAGCGCTCTGACCATCGGCGCGATCGCGCTTCCCGCCCAGCAGGCGGCCCATGCCGGCCATGGCGCAGCAAGCGTGGCCGCCCAGGCGCCTGCCGGCCCCGGAGTCTATGAACTGGCATCCGACGGCAAGGGTTCGCTGTTCGTGGCCTTTGCGGGCTCGCGCGACAAGCCCGGCGGCGGCCTGATCACCTATGACGCCGCCACGCTCAAGGAAAAGAAGCGTGTCGAACTCGGCAGCTCGGCGCCGTACGGCATGGGCATCAATTCCAAGACGGGCATCCTCTACACCACGAACACGCGCGCCGGCAACATCACCGCCATCGAAGCGGCGTCGGGCAAGATCGTGGCGACCATCACCGATCCGACGGAAGCCAACGCGCACCTCTTCCGCGTGCTCGTGGACGAAGCGTCGAACACGGTCTACGCCTCGGTGACCGGCGGTCGGATCTGGGTGATCGACGGCAAGACCAACACGCTCACCCGTGTGCTCGAGAACATCGGCGCGACCACGATCGGTCTGGCGCTCGATCCGGCCAGCAACCAGTTGTACGCGGCCAACATGGGCCACAACCAGGTGGCGGTGATCGACCTCAAGTCGGGCCGTGTCACGCGTCGCATCAGCACCGATGGCAAGCGCTCCAGCATGCTGGCCCTCGATGCCGCCACGTCGCGCCTGTTCGTGTCCAACCAGGAGTCGGGCGACGTGTCCGTGATCGACCTGAAGGAGAACAAGGTCATCAAGACCATCCCGACCGGCGGTGGTGCGCTGGGCATGTCGTATGTGCCGCAGCACGGCCGCGTGTACGTGGCCAACCGTCAGGCGGGCACGGTGTCGATCATCGACGCGAAGACGCTCGACAAGGTTGCCGATGTGCCGGTGGCCGGCTATCCGAACACCGTGTTCGTGGACGCGAAGGGCGATGTGTTCGTGACCTCCAAGCTCAAGACGGCCAAGGATGCGCAGCCGGCTGGTGATCTGGTGGTTCGTATGAGCGCCCCGACGCTGGTTCCGTAATACGGCATCATTTTCGGCACAGAGCCCCCGGAATCTTCTTGATTCCGGGGGCTCTGTCTTTGTCACCACTCCACCACGGCTCTCACGACACGGCCAGTTCCGGTCGATCGCGGAAGTAGGCCAGTGATTCCGGATTGGCCAGCGCATCCTGATTCTTCACGGGCCGCCCATGGATGGTCTCACGCACGGCCAGCTCCGTGATCTTGCCACTGATGGTGCGCGGGATATCGGGCACCGACACGATCACCCGGGGCACATGATGAGGACTGGTGTGTTCCCGAATGCGCCGGCCAATGGCCTGCTGCAGGGACGCATCCAGAACCTGCCCTTCGCGCAGCCGTACAAACAACACCACGCGCGAGTCCGGTCCGTCGGCGCTTTGGTAGCGCTGTTCCACCACGAGCGACTCGAGAACCTCGGGGATCTGTTCGACCTGACGGTAGATCTCCGCTGTGCCGATGCGCACCCCGCCAGGATTGAGCGTCGCGTCGCTGCGCCCATGAATGATGAGCCCATCATGAGCCGTGAGTTCCACCCAATCGCCGTGTCGCCACACACCGGGGAAATGCTCGAAGTAGGCAGCCCGATACACGGCGCCATCGGGATCATTCCAGAACGCCACCGGCATGCTCGGAAACGGTTTGGTGCACACCAACTCACCAGGTTCCTGCGTCACCGGCTGCCCCTCGTCGTTCCACACATCGACAGACATACCCAGCCCGCGCATCTGCAACTCGCCGCGATACACGGCCCCCGTGGGGTCACCCAGCGCGAAACAGCTCACGATGTCCGTGCCGCCACTGATGCTGCAGAGCCGAATCGACGGAGAAATATCCCGGTACACGAAGTCGTAGCTGTGTTCTGCCAACGGGCTGCCGGTGGAGAGGATGCTGCGCAACGCGCCGAGCTTCACACTCGTGCGCGGAGTCACGCCTTCCTTCTCCAACACCGCGAGATACTTGGCGCTGGTACCAAACACCGACACCCGCTCGGCCTC contains these protein-coding regions:
- a CDS encoding ComEA family DNA-binding protein, yielding MFRFSPRAMLRLLAVTAAAVATVFVSLPSADAQAAAKAASPTPGGKAAAAASAAGASAAIAPKATVPIDINRASAAELETVPGIGKAYAARIIAARPYANKAQLVQKGILTQGLYDKIKDRLIAKQ
- a CDS encoding YncE family protein gives rise to the protein MSVIPAFRISAGAIASALTIGAIALPAQQAAHAGHGAASVAAQAPAGPGVYELASDGKGSLFVAFAGSRDKPGGGLITYDAATLKEKKRVELGSSAPYGMGINSKTGILYTTNTRAGNITAIEAASGKIVATITDPTEANAHLFRVLVDEASNTVYASVTGGRIWVIDGKTNTLTRVLENIGATTIGLALDPASNQLYAANMGHNQVAVIDLKSGRVTRRISTDGKRSSMLALDAATSRLFVSNQESGDVSVIDLKENKVIKTIPTGGGALGMSYVPQHGRVYVANRQAGTVSIIDAKTLDKVADVPVAGYPNTVFVDAKGDVFVTSKLKTAKDAQPAGDLVVRMSAPTLVP
- the hppD gene encoding 4-hydroxyphenylpyruvate dioxygenase; protein product: MATLTTPEIGTEQDAFPINGTDYVEFYVGNAKQASHYYRAAFGYSLVAYRGPETGVRDRASYLMQQGKIRLVLTTSITADTPIAEHVHRHGDGVRDYALWVDDARLAYETAIARGAIPIQEPQVYSDEHGEVVIAAIGTYGDTIHSLVERRNYNGVFLPGFKAVTPHYQPSDVGLKYIDHCVGNVELGKMNQWVGYYADVLGFRNLITFDDTDINTEYSSLMSKVMANGNDRIKFPINEPASGKKKSQIEEYLDFYGGPGAQHLALATDDILATVTALRDRGVEFLSVPTSYYEDLQERVGKIDEKLEELAALGILVDRDPDGYLLQIFTKPVEDRPTLFFEIIQRKGATSFGKGNFRALFEAIEREQELRGNL
- a CDS encoding homogentisate 1,2-dioxygenase codes for the protein MPIYHQLGTVPRKRHTVFRRPDGGLYAEELMGHEGFVGTSSLLYHIHPPTTVKSARKVRDVIWEADTETSLRHRHFRTARAAKGGSATLDRIPLLFNSDIGMLYVEPSVTDTHFYRNSQADEVVYVAEGSGVLESVFGEQAYRAGDYVVIHRNITHRWRLDPSQGPTKLLVMESRGHVRFPKRYRNEFGQLLEGAPYCERDIRRPEQLAPHDEKGDFPILVKQYDQINELVLDHHPLDVVGWDGYFYPWIFSIHDFEPIVGRIHQPPPVHQTFQGDGFVICSFCPRPYDFDPNAIPAPYNHSNVDSDEVLFYASSEFMSRKGIEYGSITHHPDGLPHGPHPGRAEASIGATHTNELAVMMDSFRPLQVAKQAMPIEDEAYHQSWIDAQHAQFNPPTS